One Carassius gibelio isolate Cgi1373 ecotype wild population from Czech Republic chromosome A7, carGib1.2-hapl.c, whole genome shotgun sequence DNA window includes the following coding sequences:
- the LOC128016491 gene encoding copine-7-like → MGESCFNQTEAFKDHPIHTAVSHLRLTLHTQPSARMSDSQEATSPVAGIGGPVACVSKVELRVSCRSLLDRDTLNKSDPCVMLMVQNQGQWTELDRTEVIKSNLNPVFAKVLMLDYYFEEVQKLRFEVYDIHGTHSIGTRDDDFLGGVECTLGQIVAQKKMVKPLLLKYGKYAGKSTITIHAEEISGNNGYVELSFCAKKLDDKDLFSKSDPFLEIYRINDDETEQLVHRTEVIKNNLNPVWEPFKVSLISLCSCDDERKLKCLVWDYDSRGKHDFIGEFYTNFKEMQKISSGNKVTWDCIDPKYKLKKKNYKNSGLVILSDLKLHRVYSFLDYIMGGCQIHFTVAIDFTASNGDPRNSCSLHYINPYQPNEYLKALIAVGEICQDYDSDKRFSALGFGARIPPKYEVSHDFAINFNTEDDECEEIQGVVEAYQNCLPKIQLYGPTNVAPIISRIAKLAAGKEPIKDASLYHILLILTDGVVTDMADTREAIVRASYQPMSIIIVGVGNADFTDMEILDGDDGVLRSPKGEPVLRDIVQFVPFRDFKTASPAALAKCVLAEVPKQVVEYFSHKAIPPINPVLNSTPNSIANTPE, encoded by the exons ATGGGAGAGTCCTGCTTCAATCAAACTGAGGCCTTTAAAGATCACCCCATTCACACTGCAGTCTCCCATCTCCGGCTGACCCTCCACACTCAACCTTCTGCCAGGATGAGTGACTCACAGGAAGCGACGTCCCCCGTGGCAGGCATAGGAGGCCCTGTTGCTTGCGTATCCAAGGTGGAGCTGCGTGTTTCCTGCAGGTCCCTGTTGGACAGAGACACGCTCAATAAATCTGACCCCTGCGTCATGCTCATGGTACAGAACCAAGGTCAATGGACTGAA CTGGACCGTACTGAGGTGATCAAGAGTAACCTGAATCCGGTCTTTGCCAAAGTCTTAATGCTGGACTACTACTTTGAGGAAGTACAGAAACTGCGTTTTGAAGTCTACGACATTCACGGGACTCACAGTATTGGAACGCGAGATGACGACTTCCTCGGTGGTGTGGAGTGCACGCTTGGACAG ATAGTGGCCCAAAAAAAGATGGTGAAACCTCTGTTGCTGAAATATGGAAAATATGCTGGAAAATCCACTATCACA ATTCACGCAGAAGAGATTTCTGGGAACAATGGCTATGTGGAGCTTTCCTTCTGTGCCAAGAAGTTAGATGATAAG GATCTCTTCAGCAAGTCAGATCCATTCTTGGAGATTTATCGGATCAATGATGATGAAACAGAACAGCTTGTACACAGAACTGAA GTGATTAAAAACAATCTGAACCCTGTGTGGGAACCCTTTAAGGTGTCTCTCATTTCTCTGTGCAGCTGTGACGATGAAAGGAAGTTGAAG TGCTTAGTCTGGGACTATGACTCGAGGGGAAAGCATGATTTCATTGGCGAATTCTACACTAATTTCAAAGAAATGCAGAAGATTTCCTCAGGGAACAAG GTCACATGGGACTGCATCGATCCAAAATACAAACTGAAGAAGAAGAACTACAAGAACTCTGGTTTGGTTATTCTCAGCGATCTCAAG CTTCACAGAGTCTATTCCTTCCTGGACTACATCATGGGAGGCTGCCAAATACACTTCACA gttgccattgacttcacAGCGTCCAATGGGGACCCTCGCAATAGCTGTTCCCTGCACTACATCAACCCATATCAGCCGAATGAGTATCTGAAAGCTTTGATAGCCGTGGGGGAGATCTGCCAGGATTATGACAG TGACAAACGATTCTCTGCTTTGGGATTCGGGGCAAGAATTCCACCTAAATATGAG GTGTCTCATGACTTTGCCATAAATTTCAACACGGAGGACGATGAATGTGAAG AGATCCAGGGGGTTGTGGAAGCCTACCAAAACTGCCTGCCCAAGATCCAGCTCTACGGTCCCACTAATGTGGCTCCCATCATCAGCAGAATAGCTAAGCTGGCGGCTGGGAAAGAGCCCATCAAAGATGCTTCT CTGTATCATATCCTGCTGATCCTCACAGACGGGGTGGTGACAGACATGGCCGATACACGGGAGGCCATTGTTCGGGCCTCCTACCAGCCAATGTCCATCATCATAGTGGGAGTGGGGAACGCTGACTTCACGGACATGGAGATCCTTGATGGGGATGATGGAGTCCTGCGCTCACCCAAAGGGGAACCCGTCTTGAGGGACATCGTCCAGTTTGTGCCCTTCAGAGACTTTAAAACG